One genomic region from uncultured Fretibacterium sp. encodes:
- a CDS encoding tyrosine recombinase XerC, producing the protein MDAKTIDGAIDAFMAYVGSRTASEHTLTNYAVDLKQFSEYLEGRSLSDVSLVEPAVLRSYLRELSGWGYARTTISRKLSSLRGLFSFLKERGILDRDPARALRGPSAPRGLPKALSEEAVNRMFEMASASESPVRDTAILELLYGCGLRVSELTGLKWADVDIQERWIVVLGKGDKERRVPFGSCARRALERLGAQRDPAEPYVFSGRGGKALTVRTVHRIVTTLAERAGLEGVTPHVLRHSCATHLVERGASLKFVQEFLGHESLSTTQIYLTISASWMKESYASAHPRARVGEDAS; encoded by the coding sequence ATGGACGCAAAGACGATAGACGGCGCCATCGACGCCTTTATGGCGTATGTCGGCAGCAGGACCGCTTCCGAGCATACGCTGACTAACTATGCGGTGGATCTGAAGCAGTTTTCGGAGTATCTGGAGGGGCGGTCCCTATCGGACGTCAGCCTCGTGGAACCTGCGGTTCTGCGCTCTTATCTCCGGGAACTGTCGGGGTGGGGCTATGCCCGAACGACGATATCCCGCAAGCTCTCCTCCCTGCGCGGCCTCTTCTCCTTTTTGAAGGAACGCGGCATCCTGGACAGGGATCCGGCCCGTGCCCTACGCGGCCCCTCGGCCCCGCGGGGACTGCCGAAGGCGCTCTCGGAGGAGGCCGTGAATCGGATGTTCGAGATGGCCTCGGCGAGCGAGTCCCCCGTCCGGGACACGGCGATCCTGGAGCTGCTCTACGGGTGCGGGCTTCGGGTGTCGGAGCTCACGGGGCTCAAGTGGGCGGACGTGGACATCCAGGAGCGCTGGATCGTCGTCCTGGGCAAGGGGGACAAGGAAAGGCGCGTGCCCTTCGGGAGCTGCGCGCGGAGGGCGCTCGAGCGGCTTGGGGCGCAGCGCGACCCGGCGGAGCCCTACGTCTTTTCAGGGCGCGGGGGCAAGGCCCTCACGGTTCGGACGGTGCACCGCATCGTTACGACCCTGGCCGAGCGCGCGGGGCTGGAGGGCGTGACGCCCCACGTCCTGCGCCACAGCTGTGCGACGCACCTGGTGGAGCGGGGGGCGTCGCTGAAGTTCGTGCAGGAATTCCTGGGGCACGAGAGCCTCTCCACGACGCAGATCTACCTCACCATCAGCGCGTCCTGGATGAAGGAGAGCTACGCCTCGGCCCATCCCCGGGCCAGGGTCGGCGAAGATGCTTCGTGA
- the hslV gene encoding ATP-dependent protease subunit HslV produces MRTLFKGTTIVCVRSGERVAMAGDGQVTLGSQIVKSGARKVRRLFNGKILTGFAGSTADAMTLLERFENRLEQEKGDLMKAAVKLVREWRTDKALRRLEAMMLAADSRHTLLLSGAGDILEPEGSAASIGSGSGYALAAARAFCEGTDWPPERIAKRAIELASEICIYTDNVVTLEVLE; encoded by the coding sequence ATGAGGACACTGTTTAAGGGAACGACCATCGTGTGCGTCCGCTCGGGAGAGAGGGTGGCCATGGCCGGGGACGGCCAGGTAACCCTGGGGAGCCAGATCGTCAAGTCGGGGGCGCGGAAGGTGCGCCGCCTCTTCAACGGGAAGATCCTGACGGGGTTCGCGGGCAGCACCGCCGACGCCATGACCCTGCTCGAGCGGTTCGAGAACCGTCTGGAGCAGGAGAAGGGTGACCTGATGAAGGCGGCCGTCAAGCTGGTGAGGGAATGGCGCACGGATAAAGCGCTGCGCCGCCTCGAGGCGATGATGCTGGCGGCGGATTCCAGGCACACCCTGCTGCTCAGCGGGGCGGGGGACATCCTGGAGCCGGAGGGCAGCGCGGCGTCCATCGGGTCGGGGTCCGGTTATGCCCTGGCTGCGGCGCGGGCGTTCTGCGAGGGGACGGACTGGCCTCCCGAGCGCATCGCCAAACGAGCCATCGAGCTGGCCTCGGAGATCTGCATCTACACGGACAACGTTGTGACGCTGGAGGTGCTGGAATGA